The following is a genomic window from Candidatus Diapherotrites archaeon.
AATCCATTGAAAGGGCAATCCAAGAAAGATTCAAAGGCGAAATAGCAGAAAAAAACATTAAAGCAATCCAAGAATGCTACAAAAAGGTGAAGAAATAGCCCTTTTTAAAAAAGTGCTATGGCCCCAAAATTATGGAGATAAAAAAATGAAAATTAAAAAAGGTGGTATAAATTCCTGTCTTTATTAAAAGGCGGTTAAGCAAAAAAGCAATGGAGAGAGCATTGGAAGGAAGCCACCCCATAATTAAACATGATGGGTATACTGGAAAATATTATAAAAAGACTACAAGAAAAGACTTGCTTCAAAGCTTAGGAAATAGAACCAAAGTGACAAAAGTTTATGATGAAGAAGGCTACAGGGAATCAGCAACCCTAAGGAGATTCAATAAACCGCATGGCGTAAACGGCGGAGATAAGCCAATAAAAATAGTAACAAAATTGTACGGCGAAAAAGGAAAATTTAGGGACAAGCGCGTCATAAAACCTCAAGTTCCAGCCAAAAAAATGAAAAAAGAAATAGAGTGAGAAAATGAAGAAATTAAAGCCTTTTAGATTAAAAAGAGAAATCAAAAAAGAAAAGACAATTTATGAGAGAAAGAAAAATGGAATTTCCTAAAGAAAAAATGGAAAGATTGCTAGCTGAAATAGCAAAAAAATACTCTAAAAAAAGCTATGAAGACTATGATACGTTTAAAGATTTGTTAGCTCTGTATAAAAATAAAAAAATAATTTTAAATGTTGAGGAACTTAAAGAAGGAATAAATTTGATTAAAAACTTAAGAAGTGATTACGCTAAATTGCATAAAGTAGGGGAAGCAACACTTGACGCAGAACTGTACGAAAAATCTGAATGGCTTTTAATTGAACTGAATCAAACACTGCGGGAAGCATTAAAATTTTTGAATCAATATAAAAACCCGCAAAGAAAATGATGGTGAAGAAATGAAACTTCCTTACTCAAAGCCTGGAACCTCAATTGCGAACAAGACAGGAGAATGGAGCTATTTCAGGCCAGTTATTGACACAAAGAAGTGCGTGAAATGCGGGATATGCATTCAATTCTGCCCTGAAGGAATAATGGGAGTGAAAGGAGAAGTTCCAGACATTGATTATGATTA
Proteins encoded in this region:
- a CDS encoding 4Fe-4S binding protein: MKLPYSKPGTSIANKTGEWSYFRPVIDTKKCVKCGICIQFCPEGIMGVKGEVPDIDYDYCKGCALCAVECPQKAIRMELKKK